In Spirosoma aureum, a single genomic region encodes these proteins:
- a CDS encoding NTP transferase domain-containing protein: protein MNKPGRSADAVDSPGVDSLNGLVLIGGKSIRMGQDKSVLAYHNKPQREHLTDLLQACCNKVFWSVNGHQAAELADVEQPLIVDAFDNIVGPLNGILSAFQAMPDAAWLVVACDMPLLTAQSIHALVIGRDPAKHATAFYDSDGRFPEPLLSIWEPSIWPILQKAIAEGAYSPRRILMMNDVHLLTAPNIRELVNINDPAAKEALKHQQ from the coding sequence GTGAATAAACCTGGCCGGTCCGCCGATGCAGTGGATTCGCCCGGCGTGGATTCGCTCAACGGCCTTGTGCTGATTGGTGGGAAAAGTATACGGATGGGGCAGGACAAGTCCGTGCTGGCCTACCATAACAAGCCCCAGCGCGAACATCTGACCGATTTACTACAGGCCTGTTGTAACAAAGTCTTCTGGTCGGTCAATGGCCATCAGGCCGCAGAACTGGCCGATGTGGAGCAACCCTTGATTGTCGATGCGTTCGACAACATCGTTGGGCCACTCAATGGCATTCTGTCTGCGTTTCAGGCGATGCCTGATGCCGCCTGGCTGGTAGTTGCCTGCGATATGCCACTGCTGACGGCTCAGTCAATTCATGCGTTGGTAATAGGACGTGATCCCGCTAAGCACGCTACCGCTTTCTATGACTCCGACGGTCGGTTTCCTGAACCGTTGCTGAGTATCTGGGAACCTTCTATCTGGCCGATTTTGCAAAAGGCCATTGCTGAGGGAGCCTATTCACCCCGCCGGATTCTGATGATGAATGATGTGCATCTGCTAACAGCCCCCAACATTCGTGAGTTAGTGAACATCAACGACCCGGCCGCGAAAGAAGCCCTGAAACATCAGCAGTGA
- a CDS encoding TonB-dependent receptor: MRFLHLLFVSVCLLNGALAQQRTSSNGHATTFPATGYVRDVKTGKPIQGVNIVVLNVSKGYVTAKDGFYIVQLPPGNYILRFSHVGYRTKEDTISLQKTLFREITMEDDAKDLEEVVVTSETPDRNVRKVEIGVSQLSIRSIRRIPPLMGEVDIVRSLLLLPGVTTVGEGAPGFNVRGGSADQNLILFDDAPVFNSSHLMGFFSVFNPDVVRDVTLNRGGVAAMYGGRASSVLDVKIREPSAEKWGINGGIGIISSRLGIEGPIIKNKLSFLAAARASFNDFLFKLAPPNLKDTKANFYDLTSKLKYQPNEQHTITLTGYVSTDVFKLASDSLSGQEINASSTQFNYQTLTGSLRWNYFISKQLNLATSAIFSRYQADLSSPDSANAFQLKSGIWHRQIKSDFTYTPNETHQWQAGISAIDYLVQPNTRIPGPFSNVLPVDLARERAYELAAYVQDEWKLNTDVSVVVGLRYSTLLNRGPETVRTYQENGPRQDETVASTKTYGAGNIYHSAGGLEPRLAVRWSVGEGKAIKAGYSRLRQYIHQITNTTAALPTSRWHLSDSYTKPQIADQWALGYFRNTSDNDIEASGEVYYKTLTNAIDYRDGAELQLAEAVETQIVQGSGQAYGFEGLLRKNKGLWSGFISYTYARTFLTMNSPYAEERVNNGRAYPANYDKPHTLNVLAIYRPTTWFSLSLNFTYSTGRPTTQPSALAKVGGILVPIYLDRNQQRVPDYHRLDFSMTFEQNPLKKKRNQSSWVFSIYNVYAHKNAYSIFYKLSSASSTDAYKLSIFGTAFPSLTYNFKF, encoded by the coding sequence ATGCGCTTTTTACATTTACTGTTCGTGTCCGTTTGTTTGCTTAACGGGGCATTAGCCCAGCAACGAACCTCGTCGAATGGCCACGCCACTACGTTTCCGGCTACAGGCTATGTCCGGGATGTCAAAACCGGAAAGCCTATTCAGGGAGTTAACATTGTGGTTCTGAACGTATCGAAAGGCTACGTGACGGCCAAAGATGGATTTTATATTGTACAGTTACCGCCCGGGAACTATATCCTGCGCTTCTCTCATGTTGGCTATCGAACCAAAGAGGATACCATCTCGCTGCAAAAAACTCTCTTCCGGGAGATTACTATGGAAGATGATGCCAAAGATCTGGAAGAAGTAGTTGTAACGAGCGAAACCCCCGACCGCAATGTACGCAAAGTCGAAATTGGTGTTTCTCAGCTGTCTATTCGGAGCATTCGGCGCATACCCCCGCTGATGGGTGAAGTCGACATTGTTCGTAGCTTACTCTTACTGCCCGGTGTAACGACAGTTGGCGAAGGTGCACCCGGCTTCAATGTTCGGGGTGGTAGTGCCGATCAGAATCTGATTTTGTTCGATGATGCGCCGGTCTTCAATTCTAGCCATCTGATGGGCTTTTTCTCGGTCTTTAATCCTGATGTTGTGCGTGATGTAACGCTAAATAGAGGGGGCGTGGCAGCTATGTATGGAGGCCGGGCTTCATCGGTGCTGGACGTGAAAATCCGGGAACCAAGTGCCGAGAAATGGGGAATTAACGGTGGTATTGGTATCATTTCGAGCCGATTAGGCATCGAAGGGCCAATCATTAAAAACAAACTCTCGTTTCTGGCGGCCGCCCGCGCTTCATTCAATGATTTTTTATTTAAGCTGGCTCCCCCAAACCTGAAAGACACAAAGGCCAATTTCTATGATCTGACAAGCAAGCTTAAATACCAGCCCAACGAACAGCATACCATTACGTTGACAGGTTATGTAAGCACCGATGTATTTAAGCTGGCGTCAGACTCGCTGTCAGGACAGGAAATCAATGCGTCCTCAACCCAGTTTAACTACCAGACATTGACAGGATCGTTACGCTGGAATTATTTCATCAGCAAACAACTGAATCTGGCGACATCGGCCATTTTTAGTCGCTACCAGGCTGATCTGTCGTCGCCAGATTCAGCAAACGCCTTTCAACTAAAATCAGGGATCTGGCATCGGCAGATCAAATCTGATTTCACCTATACGCCCAATGAAACGCATCAGTGGCAGGCAGGCATCAGTGCCATTGATTATCTGGTTCAGCCCAATACCAGAATTCCCGGCCCTTTCTCGAACGTGTTGCCCGTAGATCTTGCCCGCGAACGGGCCTACGAACTGGCGGCTTATGTACAGGATGAATGGAAACTGAATACAGATGTGTCGGTTGTAGTGGGGTTACGCTATTCTACCTTGCTGAATCGGGGGCCAGAGACAGTACGGACGTATCAGGAAAACGGACCTCGCCAGGACGAAACCGTAGCCTCAACGAAAACGTATGGGGCGGGTAATATTTACCATTCGGCGGGTGGTCTGGAGCCCCGTTTGGCGGTTCGCTGGTCGGTAGGGGAAGGGAAAGCGATCAAGGCGGGCTATAGCCGATTGCGGCAATATATTCACCAGATTACGAACACAACAGCTGCCCTGCCAACCTCGCGCTGGCACTTGAGCGACAGTTATACAAAACCGCAAATTGCTGATCAATGGGCACTCGGGTATTTCCGTAATACATCCGACAACGACATTGAAGCGTCGGGTGAGGTGTATTATAAAACCTTGACCAATGCGATTGATTACCGGGATGGGGCCGAACTCCAACTGGCCGAAGCGGTCGAAACGCAGATTGTGCAGGGTAGTGGACAAGCTTATGGGTTTGAAGGATTACTGCGCAAAAACAAGGGCCTCTGGAGTGGTTTTATCAGCTACACCTATGCGCGTACGTTCCTGACCATGAACAGTCCTTATGCCGAAGAGCGCGTTAACAATGGCCGGGCTTATCCAGCTAATTACGACAAGCCGCATACATTGAACGTATTGGCCATTTATCGACCAACGACCTGGTTCAGTCTGTCGTTGAATTTTACGTATAGCACAGGCCGCCCGACCACGCAGCCATCGGCGCTTGCTAAAGTGGGGGGAATACTCGTACCCATTTACCTCGATCGAAATCAACAGCGCGTTCCTGACTATCACCGGCTAGATTTCTCGATGACGTTTGAGCAGAATCCGCTCAAGAAAAAACGCAACCAAAGCAGTTGGGTTTTTTCGATCTACAATGTTTATGCCCATAAAAATGCCTACTCGATTTTCTATAAGCTAAGTTCGGCGTCTTCTACCGATGCCTATAAGCTGTCAATTTTCGGAACGGCCTTTCCATCATTAACCTATAATTTCAAGTTCTGA
- a CDS encoding carbon-nitrogen hydrolase family protein, with product MTTFKTVKVGVVQATPALFDLEASVDLVISWIERAAQEGCQLLLFPESFIPCYPRGLTFDAIVGRRTDKSRTTWLDYWANSIEVPSLPVSRISEAIRKARLFTALGVTERDPIGGTLHCSLLYFGSDGTFLGQHRKLKPTGLERYIWGESDGSTLVSFDTDLGRICGLICWENYMPLARMAMYQKGVEIYLAPTADSRDSWQATMQHIALEGRCFVLASNQFVRKADYPDRYQPDLVNEPEIMSSGGSVIISPLGETLAGPLWNQEGLLTADLDFSILAKSKLDFDCIGHYSRNDVFKLDVVNQPPSMKIEG from the coding sequence ATGACAACGTTTAAAACCGTAAAAGTAGGCGTAGTGCAAGCCACTCCAGCTTTGTTTGATCTGGAAGCCAGCGTCGATCTGGTTATCTCCTGGATCGAGCGAGCTGCTCAGGAAGGCTGTCAACTGCTGCTTTTTCCGGAATCGTTTATTCCCTGTTACCCTCGTGGGTTGACGTTCGACGCCATTGTGGGTAGACGGACAGATAAAAGCCGAACCACATGGCTGGATTATTGGGCAAACAGCATTGAGGTGCCTTCTTTGCCGGTTAGCCGAATTAGTGAAGCCATCAGAAAAGCCCGACTGTTCACTGCACTCGGCGTAACGGAACGAGATCCGATTGGCGGTACGCTGCATTGCTCGTTGCTCTATTTTGGCAGTGATGGCACATTCCTCGGACAACATCGCAAGCTCAAACCCACCGGCCTTGAGCGGTATATCTGGGGAGAAAGTGATGGCAGTACGCTGGTCAGTTTTGACACGGATTTGGGACGAATCTGCGGACTTATCTGCTGGGAAAATTACATGCCCTTAGCCCGAATGGCAATGTACCAGAAAGGAGTCGAGATTTATCTGGCTCCCACCGCCGACTCCCGCGATAGCTGGCAGGCAACGATGCAACACATTGCGCTGGAAGGCCGTTGTTTTGTTCTGGCCAGTAATCAGTTTGTCCGAAAGGCCGACTATCCGGATCGTTACCAGCCCGATCTGGTCAACGAACCGGAGATCATGAGCAGTGGCGGCAGTGTGATCATTTCACCACTGGGCGAAACTCTGGCCGGGCCGCTCTGGAATCAAGAGGGTCTACTTACGGCCGATCTTGATTTTTCAATCCTGGCAAAGAGTAAATTAGATTTTGATTGTATCGGCCATTATTCGCGAAACGACGTTTTTAAGTTAGATGTTGTGAATCAGCCACCCAGTATGAAAATTGAAGGCTAA
- a CDS encoding glycosyltransferase family 9 protein codes for MAPPVKILVLRFSSIGDIVLTTPVVRCLKQQLPGAEVHFCTKRAYQSIVDHNPYIDKRYFLEDSLSDLIRQLRAERYDYVIDLHNNLRTRLIKLSLGAKSYSFDKLNLRKWFYVRWKVNAMPNVHIVDRYMATVQALGVQNDGRGLDFFIPYKDQVETEWLPDTHRHDYVAYAIGGQHATKKLPLLRMIELCWKIDHPIILLGGKEDREVGDEIVRAIGKRMIYNACGQYNLNQSASLLQGARVVFSHDTGLMHIAAALKKKVYSIWGNTTPQLGMYPYKTPYVVIEKTGLECRPCSKIGFDQCPLKHFKCMNELQFDFEVKELRKKKNLE; via the coding sequence ATGGCTCCCCCGGTAAAAATTCTCGTTTTACGCTTCTCATCCATCGGCGATATTGTATTGACGACGCCTGTTGTACGGTGCCTGAAGCAGCAACTGCCGGGTGCCGAGGTGCATTTTTGCACGAAACGGGCCTATCAATCCATTGTTGATCACAATCCCTATATCGACAAACGGTATTTTCTGGAAGATAGCCTCAGTGATCTTATTCGACAGCTACGGGCCGAACGGTACGACTATGTCATTGACCTGCACAATAATCTGCGTACGAGGCTGATCAAACTTAGCCTCGGGGCAAAATCATATAGTTTCGACAAGCTGAACCTGCGTAAGTGGTTCTATGTCCGGTGGAAAGTCAATGCCATGCCCAATGTGCATATTGTGGATCGGTATATGGCAACCGTGCAGGCACTGGGCGTTCAGAACGACGGGCGGGGCCTCGACTTTTTCATACCCTACAAAGATCAGGTCGAAACCGAGTGGTTGCCCGATACGCACCGACACGATTATGTGGCATACGCCATCGGCGGGCAGCACGCAACCAAAAAGTTGCCGTTACTGCGTATGATTGAGCTTTGCTGGAAAATCGATCATCCAATTATTTTGCTGGGCGGTAAAGAAGACCGTGAGGTTGGTGATGAAATTGTTCGGGCCATTGGCAAGCGAATGATTTATAATGCCTGCGGGCAGTATAACCTCAATCAGTCTGCGTCGTTATTGCAGGGTGCACGGGTCGTATTTAGCCACGATACCGGGCTGATGCATATTGCGGCCGCTCTCAAAAAGAAGGTCTATTCAATCTGGGGAAACACGACTCCCCAACTGGGCATGTATCCCTACAAAACGCCTTATGTCGTGATCGAAAAAACGGGACTGGAGTGCCGCCCCTGCTCCAAAATTGGGTTTGATCAATGCCCGTTGAAGCACTTTAAATGCATGAACGAACTTCAGTTCGATTTCGAAGTAAAAGAGCTGCGGAAAAAAAAGAATCTGGAGTAA
- a CDS encoding carboxypeptidase-like regulatory domain-containing protein: MKIGLLILLAVWMWFPYYKTSEVTTYPSHALGDTCKTIVKRFTVGQHKSILSGVLIDCETQEPLKLGVLKIDGIIFNTDSSGKFHKPLKPGNYLVRAGWPTYQLETIRTKLRSGDSLYVVFHLKTDKRPLE, encoded by the coding sequence ATGAAAATAGGCCTTTTAATTCTATTGGCAGTGTGGATGTGGTTCCCTTACTATAAAACAAGCGAGGTGACGACTTATCCAAGCCATGCATTAGGCGATACATGTAAAACCATCGTAAAACGGTTTACGGTCGGCCAGCACAAGTCTATCCTATCCGGAGTACTTATAGACTGTGAAACGCAGGAACCTTTAAAGCTGGGTGTTTTAAAAATTGACGGAATTATTTTCAATACAGATAGTTCAGGTAAATTTCATAAACCGTTGAAACCCGGAAACTATCTGGTAAGAGCAGGTTGGCCTACTTATCAGCTTGAAACAATCAGGACGAAACTACGATCAGGCGATTCGCTATACGTCGTTTTTCATCTTAAGACCGATAAACGCCCATTAGAGTAG
- a CDS encoding DUF4249 domain-containing protein yields the protein MNYFRLLIYGLGVLLAVFSCVTEFQPGTVSIPPSLIIEGQITDQAGPYTVRLTRTADYSYKSLNLLETGATVTIEDNQGNRETLTEQAPGGVYQTRVGGIQGVVGRSYKVTIVTQAGKRYESDAEVLRAAPPIQKLYYEYTVEGESVVNAKNQGWNVYLDTKDPETTGDYYKWDWQHYEPIDICLKQETRDGTLIGFDCCSPCWDIVRCYSCISVNSDVNINGQAISRQFIMRAPFKSTSRYYLEVQQQAISKGAYTFWKSVRQLTTNTGGLFDAAPAIVQGNVRCVSDPATMAFGYFGAAGVSEQFIYVDRSTGQGVPDLDPPVTVPQPSACVICENNLYRTRNKPRWWAY from the coding sequence ATGAATTATTTCAGACTGCTCATATATGGACTTGGGGTTTTGCTGGCCGTTTTCTCCTGCGTGACTGAGTTCCAGCCTGGCACAGTCAGTATTCCTCCTTCGTTAATTATTGAAGGGCAGATTACGGACCAGGCAGGACCTTATACGGTCAGATTGACCCGAACAGCCGACTATTCCTACAAAAGCCTGAATCTGCTGGAAACGGGAGCTACCGTAACCATTGAAGACAACCAGGGAAACCGGGAAACGCTGACCGAACAGGCACCCGGCGGTGTGTATCAGACGCGGGTGGGGGGCATTCAGGGCGTTGTGGGGCGCAGTTATAAAGTGACGATTGTAACCCAGGCCGGTAAACGCTATGAGTCAGATGCTGAAGTACTGCGAGCGGCCCCCCCTATTCAGAAACTATACTATGAATACACTGTAGAGGGCGAATCGGTTGTGAATGCCAAAAACCAGGGGTGGAATGTGTATCTGGATACCAAAGATCCTGAAACGACGGGAGATTATTATAAATGGGACTGGCAGCACTATGAACCGATTGATATTTGCCTGAAGCAGGAAACGAGAGATGGTACCCTTATTGGCTTTGACTGCTGTTCGCCCTGCTGGGATATTGTTCGTTGTTATAGCTGTATAAGTGTAAACTCCGACGTCAATATCAACGGGCAGGCCATCAGTCGTCAGTTTATTATGCGGGCGCCTTTTAAGTCGACCAGTCGCTATTACCTTGAGGTTCAGCAGCAGGCCATCAGCAAAGGAGCCTATACGTTCTGGAAGAGTGTCCGGCAGCTAACCACCAATACGGGTGGGCTGTTCGATGCGGCCCCTGCCATTGTTCAGGGTAACGTTCGTTGCGTGAGCGATCCGGCCACAATGGCGTTTGGATACTTTGGTGCGGCTGGTGTTTCGGAGCAATTTATTTATGTGGATCGAAGCACAGGTCAGGGCGTTCCTGATCTCGATCCACCAGTAACGGTGCCGCAGCCATCAGCTTGTGTGATCTGCGAAAATAATCTCTACAGAACGCGTAATAAACCTCGTTGGTGGGCCTACTGA
- a CDS encoding AraC family transcriptional regulator: MQLVPSPELSSLVKHYLIIENQVDRTPIYRFFPDGHAGFVFTYADPLTQYYGTDQPLTLPNSFVYGQANRYHTLLSGRKLGMLIVVLQPWGLHAVSGIPGNETTNNQISISSVFGNDGSHLQEQILNDADNTSRIKRIEIFLLKHWQGLSYESVLVQASIHRIHQTKGATTVQALTQYLSVTERSLERRFEKIVGIRPKQFARIIRLQHCLKVHRENPALTLTELAYTTGYYDQAHFIREFTNLVGITPTQYDANTQRLAVNLMPLGSPVGP; the protein is encoded by the coding sequence ATGCAGCTAGTACCGTCTCCTGAGCTTTCGAGCCTTGTTAAGCATTACCTGATCATTGAAAACCAGGTAGACCGTACACCTATTTACCGTTTTTTTCCCGACGGGCACGCTGGCTTTGTTTTCACGTATGCTGACCCGCTCACGCAATACTACGGTACCGACCAGCCATTAACATTACCCAACAGCTTCGTTTACGGGCAGGCCAATCGCTACCATACTTTGCTTTCAGGCAGGAAACTAGGCATGCTGATTGTCGTTTTACAGCCCTGGGGATTACATGCAGTTTCGGGTATACCCGGAAACGAAACGACGAATAACCAGATTAGCATTTCCAGCGTGTTTGGCAATGACGGCAGCCATTTGCAGGAGCAAATTTTAAATGACGCGGACAATACAAGCCGAATTAAACGAATTGAGATTTTTTTGCTCAAGCACTGGCAAGGGTTGTCTTACGAGTCTGTTTTGGTTCAGGCGTCCATTCATCGTATTCATCAAACGAAGGGGGCAACGACTGTTCAGGCATTGACTCAATACCTGAGCGTAACGGAACGAAGCCTCGAACGCCGATTCGAAAAGATTGTGGGTATTCGTCCAAAGCAGTTTGCCCGAATCATTCGCTTACAGCATTGCCTTAAAGTTCACCGCGAAAATCCGGCCCTCACATTAACCGAATTAGCCTATACTACTGGCTATTATGATCAGGCACATTTCATTCGGGAGTTTACCAACCTTGTTGGCATCACCCCTACGCAATATGATGCCAATACGCAGCGTCTGGCCGTTAATCTAATGCCTTTAGGCTCTCCTGTCGGCCCTTAA
- a CDS encoding transposase family protein, with protein MIIVTPDRYVHYVSQCWVGKSYDYSLLKYEFPPHQNWFKHHQIRLDLGYQRFNKNYECQQVIIPKKKPRQQNLTDEDKTANRQKSSERIYVEHSIGGLKRYRILSDRLRIHDCGVYNKIVEVCAGLWNFYLTN; from the coding sequence ATGATTATTGTTACGCCTGATCGGTATGTGCATTATGTTAGCCAATGTTGGGTCGGTAAAAGCTATGATTACAGTCTGCTCAAGTACGAATTTCCGCCCCACCAGAATTGGTTTAAACACCACCAGATTCGATTAGATTTAGGCTATCAGAGGTTTAATAAAAACTATGAATGTCAGCAAGTTATTATACCTAAAAAGAAACCTCGCCAGCAAAACTTAACCGATGAAGACAAAACTGCTAATCGGCAAAAATCGTCCGAACGGATTTATGTTGAACATTCGATCGGCGGCCTGAAACGCTACCGAATTTTGTCAGACAGGTTGCGCATTCATGACTGTGGTGTATACAATAAAATAGTGGAAGTATGTGCCGGACTTTGGAACTTCTACCTGACTAACTAA
- a CDS encoding nitrilase family protein: MENLRIATAQFENASGDKAYNLAMIRQLSEKAAQQGAQVVAFHECSVTGYTFARHLSKEQMLALAEYIPGGDSIQTLTQIARDYDIVVLAGLFEKDQQDRLFKAYVCVGKDGLIAKYRKLHPFINPHLLPGDQYVVFELFGWKCGILICYDNNVIENVRATALLGADVIFMPHVTMGTPSPRPGAGFVDPVLWENRETDPTSVRLEFDGMKGRAWLMKWLPARAYDNGVYVVFSNPIGMDDDQLKNGCSMIIDPFGDVIAECRQLGNEVITATCNPEKLQLAGGHRYRNARRPDLYRDILGQAHTAEQKVVWLKPDDTFTS; the protein is encoded by the coding sequence ATGGAAAATCTTCGTATTGCAACAGCCCAGTTCGAGAACGCCAGTGGCGACAAAGCCTATAATTTGGCCATGATTCGGCAGCTATCAGAAAAGGCGGCCCAGCAGGGCGCTCAGGTCGTGGCTTTTCATGAATGCTCCGTTACTGGCTATACATTTGCCCGCCATTTATCGAAAGAACAAATGCTGGCCCTGGCCGAATACATACCCGGTGGCGATAGTATTCAGACCCTGACACAGATTGCACGCGATTATGACATCGTTGTCCTAGCCGGTTTATTTGAGAAAGATCAACAGGATCGGCTATTCAAGGCTTATGTCTGTGTGGGAAAAGATGGACTGATTGCCAAATACAGAAAACTCCATCCGTTTATCAATCCTCACCTGCTCCCCGGCGATCAGTATGTGGTCTTTGAGTTGTTTGGCTGGAAATGCGGTATCCTGATCTGCTATGACAACAATGTCATCGAAAATGTACGGGCTACGGCTTTATTGGGAGCCGATGTCATTTTTATGCCCCATGTAACAATGGGCACCCCTTCGCCCCGACCAGGTGCCGGATTCGTAGACCCAGTCCTGTGGGAAAATCGGGAAACAGATCCGACCTCTGTCCGTCTGGAGTTTGATGGGATGAAAGGCCGGGCCTGGTTAATGAAATGGCTCCCGGCTCGTGCCTATGACAATGGCGTGTATGTCGTTTTCTCGAATCCGATTGGTATGGACGATGATCAGTTAAAGAACGGTTGTTCGATGATCATCGATCCGTTTGGTGATGTCATAGCCGAGTGTCGGCAATTAGGTAATGAGGTCATAACCGCCACCTGCAATCCCGAAAAACTCCAGCTGGCTGGTGGCCATCGGTATCGCAATGCCCGTCGGCCCGACCTCTACCGCGACATACTTGGCCAGGCTCATACCGCCGAACAAAAAGTAGTCTGGCTGAAACCAGATGACACCTTTACCAGCTAA
- the moaC gene encoding cyclic pyranopterin monophosphate synthase MoaC → MDSLSHLDANGNPAMVDVGAKAISRRTARARSIVVLGPEIMQHLTQSGSTGADIQTRKGPVFQTAIIAGTMAAKRTDDLIPLCHSLGLDNCQITITAAGPDAIVDCLVSTEGKTGVEMEALVGASVAALTIYDMCKALSHDIIIRETKLMEKTGGKRDFKRE, encoded by the coding sequence ATGGATTCTCTTTCTCACCTCGACGCCAATGGAAACCCGGCGATGGTCGACGTTGGCGCAAAGGCAATAAGTCGTCGCACGGCCCGCGCGCGCAGTATCGTTGTTTTAGGACCTGAAATCATGCAGCATCTAACCCAGTCTGGATCGACCGGTGCCGATATTCAAACGCGCAAAGGCCCCGTATTCCAGACAGCCATTATTGCCGGAACCATGGCTGCCAAACGCACCGATGACCTGATACCTCTCTGTCACTCACTGGGCCTTGATAACTGTCAGATCACGATTACGGCCGCCGGACCAGATGCTATTGTAGACTGCCTTGTCTCGACTGAAGGCAAAACAGGTGTCGAAATGGAAGCGCTGGTTGGCGCATCGGTGGCGGCTTTAACGATCTACGATATGTGCAAAGCCCTTTCGCACGATATTATCATCAGAGAAACCAAATTGATGGAAAAGACGGGTGGAAAACGGGATTTCAAACGTGAATAA
- a CDS encoding molybdopterin molybdotransferase MoeA, producing MLSVADAFVITQQHLLTLPAESIPVTEATGRVLREAIRADRDFPPFDRIAMDGIGISFSAYASGQRTFSIIGRQFAGQPQQTLTDPTACLEVMTGAMLPLGVDTVIRYEDVTIADGQATITINDIEQGQHIHRCATDRQAGDELVREGMLLGPSAVAVATSVGQAMLSVTALPRVALISTGDELVDVDETPLPYQIRRSNTYMLRAALLSLGITATLHHIIDDEEVLADNLAKLMAENDLLILSGGVSAGKADFVPAVLAQLGVQKQFHQIAQRPGKPLWFGTTSQKTVFALPGNPVSTVLCAYRYVMPYLRASLGLAIAAPQYAQLAKPITFRPEITYFLPVRLTSEPDGRTLAHPLPGSGSADFANLLDADAFMELPADRSEFGAGEAFPLWGK from the coding sequence ATGCTTTCCGTTGCCGACGCTTTTGTCATTACTCAACAGCATCTATTGACGCTGCCAGCAGAGTCTATTCCAGTTACCGAAGCCACTGGCCGCGTACTGCGCGAAGCCATTCGTGCCGACCGTGATTTCCCGCCATTCGACCGAATCGCGATGGATGGCATTGGGATTTCGTTTTCGGCCTACGCATCGGGCCAGCGAACATTTTCTATAATTGGCAGACAGTTTGCCGGGCAACCACAACAAACGCTGACCGACCCAACGGCCTGTCTGGAAGTGATGACTGGGGCCATGCTCCCCCTGGGAGTCGATACGGTTATTCGGTATGAGGACGTAACAATTGCCGATGGACAGGCAACAATTACGATCAATGACATTGAGCAGGGGCAACATATTCATCGGTGTGCTACGGACCGACAGGCCGGGGATGAATTAGTCCGCGAGGGTATGTTACTTGGCCCGTCGGCCGTTGCCGTAGCGACTTCAGTGGGTCAGGCAATGCTGTCGGTTACGGCCCTTCCCCGCGTAGCGTTGATTTCGACCGGTGATGAATTAGTCGATGTGGATGAAACGCCCCTGCCCTATCAGATTCGACGCTCGAACACCTATATGCTTCGAGCCGCTTTGCTATCGCTGGGCATCACGGCAACACTACACCATATAATCGATGATGAAGAGGTGCTAGCTGATAACTTAGCGAAGCTAATGGCAGAAAACGACCTATTGATTTTAAGCGGGGGTGTTTCGGCGGGTAAAGCTGATTTTGTACCGGCGGTACTAGCCCAATTGGGTGTTCAGAAACAATTCCATCAAATAGCCCAGCGTCCCGGAAAACCACTCTGGTTTGGCACAACGTCGCAAAAAACGGTCTTTGCATTACCCGGCAATCCGGTTTCAACGGTGCTCTGTGCCTATCGCTATGTGATGCCTTACCTGCGGGCATCGCTCGGTTTGGCCATTGCCGCCCCTCAGTATGCTCAACTGGCGAAACCCATCACGTTCCGGCCTGAGATCACTTATTTTCTGCCGGTTCGACTAACCTCTGAACCGGACGGCCGAACACTGGCGCACCCACTACCCGGCTCCGGTTCTGCCGATTTTGCCAATTTATTAGACGCCGATGCGTTTATGGAATTACCTGCCGACCGATCAGAGTTTGGCGCCGGAGAAGCGTTTCCGTTATGGGGTAAATGA